A region from the Polyangiaceae bacterium genome encodes:
- a CDS encoding anthranilate synthase component I family protein, with translation MGRIYEKTLIVDGITPVGAYAVLRRDAGGGSFLLESVVPGERWGRYSILGYRPRAEVAVLGDSGVEPFAELARRLGVSSEPDASVAARFARAHVGVVPYDAVHFATKVEPWPELVGRPVARFVSDATVVVFDNLTHTATLASPDPADLERAEADLARATALAPLAPPDPAALPSDLDVSVSDADYERIVERAKEFIYAGDAFQIVAARTFSAPAGDSDPFDVYRALRVLSPAPYMYLLELPATESGAAVAVAGASPETLVRVEHDAITLRPIAGTRRRGRSPEEDEALAQEMLADPKEIAEHVMLIDLARNDVGRVSRAGSVELLRRMEVERFSHVMHIVSEVRGQLRDGLGPWDVLRSTFPAGTLSGAPKVRAMQIIRELERRPRGVYGGALGYVTRGGDLDFAIAIRTAVLSQGRFEVTAGAGLVADSVPALEAKETRNKARAALAAVAAAFRTR, from the coding sequence ATGGGGCGCATCTACGAAAAGACGCTGATCGTCGACGGCATCACACCGGTCGGAGCCTACGCCGTGCTCCGGCGCGACGCCGGGGGCGGCAGCTTCTTGCTCGAGAGCGTGGTGCCCGGCGAGCGTTGGGGGCGCTACTCGATCCTCGGCTATCGGCCGCGGGCCGAGGTGGCGGTGCTCGGCGATTCCGGTGTCGAGCCCTTCGCGGAGCTCGCGCGGCGCCTCGGGGTGAGCTCCGAGCCCGACGCGAGCGTGGCGGCGCGCTTCGCGCGAGCCCACGTGGGCGTCGTCCCCTACGACGCCGTTCACTTTGCCACCAAGGTGGAGCCGTGGCCCGAGCTCGTGGGTAGGCCCGTCGCGCGCTTCGTGTCGGACGCCACCGTCGTGGTGTTCGATAACCTCACGCACACCGCGACCCTGGCCTCGCCGGATCCAGCGGATCTCGAGCGGGCGGAGGCGGATCTGGCCCGGGCGACGGCCCTCGCGCCCCTGGCACCCCCCGACCCGGCGGCCCTGCCGTCGGACCTCGACGTGAGCGTGAGCGACGCGGACTACGAGCGCATCGTCGAGCGAGCCAAGGAGTTCATCTACGCGGGAGACGCGTTTCAGATCGTGGCCGCCCGCACGTTCTCCGCGCCGGCGGGAGACAGCGATCCCTTCGACGTGTACCGCGCGCTGCGCGTGCTCTCACCCGCTCCCTACATGTACCTGTTGGAATTGCCGGCGACGGAAAGCGGTGCCGCGGTGGCCGTTGCCGGGGCCAGCCCGGAGACCTTGGTGCGGGTGGAGCACGATGCCATCACCTTGCGCCCCATCGCCGGGACCCGCCGGCGTGGGCGGAGCCCGGAAGAAGACGAGGCGCTGGCCCAAGAGATGCTCGCCGACCCCAAGGAGATCGCCGAGCACGTGATGCTCATCGATCTGGCACGCAACGACGTGGGGCGCGTCTCGCGAGCCGGGAGTGTCGAGCTTCTGCGGCGCATGGAGGTGGAGCGCTTCAGTCACGTGATGCACATCGTGAGCGAGGTGCGCGGTCAGCTCCGCGACGGTCTCGGTCCGTGGGACGTGTTGCGCTCCACCTTTCCCGCCGGCACCTTGAGCGGCGCGCCGAAGGTGCGCGCGATGCAGATCATCCGGGAGCTGGAACGGCGTCCCCGCGGGGTGTACGGGGGCGCCCTCGGCTACGTGACGCGCGGAGGAGATCTCGACTTCGCCATCGCCATTCGCACGGCGGTCCTGTCCCAAGGGCGCTTCGAGGTCACCGCGGGAGCCGGCTTGGTGGCGGACAGTGTGCCCGCCCTGGAAGCCAAAGAGACCCGCAACAAGGCGCGCGCGGCGCTGGCCGCCGTGGCGGCCGCGTTTCGCACGCGCTGA